In Microbacterium sp. AB, a single genomic region encodes these proteins:
- a CDS encoding LLM class F420-dependent oxidoreductase: MPLLDTPVRLGVQLAPQHSTYAAIHDAVGRLEDLGVDVLFNWDHFFPLSGDPDGTHFEAWTMLAAWAEQTERVEFGCLVNCNSYRNADLQADMARTVDHISAKGGDTGRFIFGTGSGWAERDYDEYGYAFGTPGSRLDDLAEGLRRVEARWDVLNPAPTRRVPVLIGGKGEQKTLRLVARHADIWHSFVTGEELTRKLDVLARWGEKEERDLSGLVVSNELRERDEAEADALYDAGVRLFTLGISGPELDFDVVRRWLDWRDAKN; the protein is encoded by the coding sequence ATGCCTCTTCTCGACACCCCGGTCCGGCTCGGCGTGCAGCTCGCGCCGCAGCACTCGACCTACGCCGCGATCCACGACGCCGTCGGCCGCCTGGAAGACCTCGGCGTCGACGTCCTCTTCAACTGGGACCACTTCTTCCCGCTGTCGGGGGACCCCGACGGCACGCACTTCGAGGCCTGGACCATGCTCGCCGCGTGGGCCGAGCAGACGGAGCGCGTCGAGTTCGGATGCCTCGTGAACTGCAACTCGTACCGCAACGCCGACCTCCAGGCCGACATGGCCCGCACCGTCGACCACATCTCGGCGAAGGGCGGCGACACGGGCCGCTTCATCTTCGGCACGGGTTCGGGCTGGGCCGAACGCGACTACGACGAGTACGGCTACGCGTTCGGCACGCCGGGGTCCCGGCTGGACGATCTCGCCGAGGGGCTGCGGCGCGTCGAGGCCCGCTGGGACGTGCTGAACCCCGCGCCGACACGGCGCGTCCCCGTCCTCATCGGCGGCAAGGGCGAGCAGAAGACGCTCCGCCTCGTGGCCCGTCACGCCGACATCTGGCACAGCTTCGTCACGGGGGAGGAGCTCACGCGAAAGCTCGACGTCCTGGCCCGCTGGGGCGAGAAGGAGGAGCGCGACCTGTCGGGGCTCGTCGTCTCGAACGAGCTCAGGGAACGCGACGAGGCCGAGGCCGACGCCCTCTACGACGCGGGCGTGCGCCTGTTCACCCTCGGGATATCCGGACCCGAGCTCGACTTCGACGTCGTGCGCCGCTGGCTCGACTGGCGCGACGCGAAGAACTGA
- a CDS encoding 1,4-dihydroxy-2-naphthoyl-CoA synthase, translating to MSDAFVSDLFDPAEWDAAPRADAYRDITAHVSKDGRIARIAFDRPEVRNAFRPATVDELYRALDIARTDPRIGVVLLTGNGPSPRDGGWAFCSGGDQRIRGRDGYKYSEDEGAVTDSARAGRLHILEVQRLIRFMPKVVIAVVPGWAAGGGHSLNVVCDLSIASEEHARFKQTDADVGSFDAGYGSAYFARQIGQKFAREIFFLAETYSARRAYELGAVNRVVPHAELEREAISMARTVLGKSPTAIRMLKYAFNAVDDGLVGQQLFAGEATRLAYGTDEAVEGRDSFLEKRAPDWSPYPWHF from the coding sequence GTGAGCGACGCCTTCGTATCCGACCTGTTCGACCCGGCCGAGTGGGACGCCGCGCCCCGCGCGGACGCCTACCGCGACATCACGGCGCACGTGTCGAAGGACGGCCGGATCGCGCGCATCGCGTTCGACCGGCCGGAGGTGCGCAACGCCTTCCGCCCGGCGACCGTCGACGAGCTCTACCGGGCGCTCGACATCGCGCGCACGGACCCGCGGATCGGCGTCGTCCTGCTCACGGGAAACGGCCCGAGCCCCCGGGACGGCGGCTGGGCGTTCTGCTCGGGCGGCGATCAGCGCATCCGCGGACGCGACGGATACAAGTACTCGGAGGACGAGGGCGCCGTCACCGACTCCGCACGCGCGGGACGCCTGCACATCCTCGAGGTGCAGCGGCTCATCCGCTTCATGCCGAAGGTCGTCATCGCCGTCGTGCCCGGATGGGCGGCGGGAGGCGGGCACTCGCTGAACGTCGTGTGCGACCTCTCGATCGCGTCGGAGGAGCACGCGAGGTTCAAGCAGACCGACGCCGACGTCGGCTCGTTCGACGCGGGCTACGGGTCGGCGTACTTCGCCCGGCAGATCGGACAGAAGTTCGCGCGCGAGATCTTCTTCCTCGCCGAGACGTACTCCGCGCGGCGGGCGTACGAGCTGGGCGCCGTCAACCGCGTCGTGCCGCATGCCGAGCTGGAGCGCGAGGCGATCTCGATGGCGCGGACCGTCCTCGGCAAGTCGCCCACGGCCATCCGCATGCTGAAGTACGCCTTCAACGCCGTCGACGACGGCCTCGTCGGCCAGCAGCTCTTCGCGGGCGAGGCGACGCGCCTCGCCTACGGCACCGACGAGGCCGTCGAGGGCCGGGACTCGTTCCTCGAGAAGCGCGCGCCGGACTGGTCGCCCTATCCCTGGCACTTCTGA
- a CDS encoding 1,4-dihydroxy-2-naphthoate polyprenyltransferase — MAQAKNRKRQISGNPARRGSVTAPPPKPVTLGDWIGAARLRTLPLAITPVLIGTGAAVLVGDLFHWVIALACLAVSVSLQIGVNFANDYSDGVRGTDDHRVGPARLTASRRVKPKTVLAVAFVFFGLAGLAGLAIVVRTQQWWMLAVGAVCIVAAWFYTGGRRPYGYNALGEVFVFVFFGLVATLGTTWVQAHALPQEAWFGAVAAGLFACAVLLANNLRDIDQDRVAGKRTLTVLIGGRATQAVYTSLVVLALAIGAYLAFFYPIAWLTLLVLLAAGPAIVIVWSYRTARELVLVLQLTSLSSVAYGAVLAWAFVG, encoded by the coding sequence GTGGCACAGGCGAAGAACCGCAAGAGGCAGATCAGCGGCAACCCGGCGAGGCGCGGCTCCGTCACGGCGCCCCCGCCGAAGCCCGTCACGCTCGGCGACTGGATCGGCGCCGCACGGCTGCGGACCCTGCCGCTCGCGATCACGCCGGTCCTCATCGGCACGGGGGCGGCCGTGCTCGTCGGCGACCTCTTCCACTGGGTCATCGCGCTCGCGTGCCTCGCGGTGTCGGTGTCGCTGCAGATCGGCGTGAACTTCGCCAACGACTACTCGGACGGCGTGCGGGGCACCGACGACCACCGCGTCGGACCCGCCCGGCTCACCGCGTCGAGGCGCGTGAAGCCCAAGACGGTCCTCGCCGTCGCGTTCGTCTTCTTCGGTCTCGCCGGTCTCGCCGGTCTCGCCATCGTCGTCCGCACCCAGCAGTGGTGGATGCTCGCCGTCGGGGCCGTCTGCATCGTCGCGGCGTGGTTCTACACCGGCGGCAGGCGGCCGTACGGCTACAACGCCCTCGGCGAGGTCTTCGTCTTCGTCTTCTTCGGGCTCGTCGCGACGCTCGGCACGACGTGGGTGCAGGCGCACGCCCTGCCGCAGGAGGCGTGGTTCGGCGCCGTCGCTGCCGGCCTGTTCGCCTGCGCCGTCCTGCTCGCGAACAACCTGCGCGACATCGACCAGGACCGGGTCGCGGGAAAGCGCACGCTGACGGTGCTCATCGGCGGCCGTGCGACGCAGGCCGTCTACACGTCGCTCGTCGTGCTGGCGCTCGCGATCGGGGCCTACCTCGCGTTCTTCTATCCCATCGCGTGGCTCACCCTGCTCGTGCTGCTGGCCGCGGGCCCCGCGATCGTCATCGTCTGGTCTTACCGGACCGCGCGAGAGCTCGTCCTCGTGCTGCAGCTGACGTCCCTCTCGTCCGTCGCCTACGGCGCCGTCCTCGCCTGGGCGTTCGTCGGCTGA
- a CDS encoding TetR/AcrR family transcriptional regulator, whose amino-acid sequence MTDDPRASTRSRENTRARLLDAAAEVFAEVGLGEASVERICERAGFTRGAFYSNFASKDEMFLQLAKVVAGDRVAAVRARVAEIDAGAQLHLDLANAAAIVRVLDVIDDDRVSTLLMHEISIRAMRDRDLGTAYAAQEQELLGEVVQIIDEIADAKGLVLRVPSVDAARIILAVWADVSARAAIAGLDAEAIAEQRSVEVGRVVQLVIEKG is encoded by the coding sequence CGCGCGGCTCCTCGACGCCGCCGCCGAGGTCTTCGCCGAGGTCGGGCTGGGCGAGGCGTCCGTCGAGCGGATCTGCGAGCGGGCGGGGTTCACCCGCGGCGCCTTCTACTCGAACTTCGCCTCGAAGGACGAGATGTTCCTCCAGCTCGCGAAGGTCGTCGCGGGCGACCGCGTCGCCGCCGTGCGCGCCCGGGTGGCCGAGATCGACGCCGGGGCCCAGCTGCACCTGGACCTCGCGAACGCCGCGGCGATCGTCCGCGTGCTCGACGTGATCGACGACGACCGCGTCAGCACCCTCCTCATGCACGAGATCAGCATCCGCGCGATGCGCGACCGCGATCTCGGCACGGCCTACGCGGCCCAGGAGCAGGAGCTGCTCGGCGAGGTCGTGCAGATCATCGACGAGATCGCCGATGCGAAGGGACTCGTGCTGCGCGTGCCGTCGGTCGACGCGGCGCGGATCATCCTCGCCGTCTGGGCCGACGTGTCGGCGCGCGCGGCGATCGCCGGCCTCGACGCCGAGGCGATCGCCGAGCAGCGCAGCGTCGAGGTGGGCCGCGTCGTGCAGCTCGTCATCGAGAAGGGCTGA
- a CDS encoding AMP-binding protein, whose translation MRLERLTGDDPRDLLRALRAALGAGPAIALGAPPRGALPDEVPAGTAVVLTTSGSTGVPKSVVLSRHALTSSALATAARIGAGRWLLPLTASYVAGVQVLVRGLVQGEEPAILSGRFSAQAFVHVASGMHSSRHGIRVPTYTSLVPAQLQTLVGAAEHDPDVSRALASFETILVGGQALPAALRERAGALGARIVRTYGSTETSGGCVYDGVPLDGVRVAAVDGELRIAGPTLAEGYLGDPERTAEVFATDADGVRWYRTGDVGTVADGVVSVTGRVDNVVVSGGVNVSLDRVERVVRELPGLEDAVVVGAPDDRWGETPVVVAARASVAEEETALAAARTAAEAAIGKPARPSRLVLVDTLPRLASGKPDRRAIRALVG comes from the coding sequence ATGAGGCTCGAGCGGCTGACGGGCGACGACCCCCGCGACCTGCTGCGGGCGCTGCGGGCGGCGCTCGGCGCGGGGCCCGCGATCGCGCTCGGTGCGCCGCCCCGGGGCGCGCTGCCGGACGAGGTCCCCGCCGGGACGGCCGTCGTCTTGACCACCTCGGGGTCGACGGGCGTGCCCAAGAGCGTCGTCCTGTCGCGGCATGCCCTCACGTCCAGCGCGCTCGCCACGGCGGCGCGCATCGGAGCGGGACGATGGCTCCTGCCCCTCACGGCGTCGTACGTCGCCGGCGTGCAGGTGCTCGTGCGCGGGCTCGTCCAGGGCGAGGAGCCCGCGATCCTCTCCGGTCGCTTCTCCGCGCAGGCCTTCGTTCATGTCGCCAGCGGAATGCACTCGTCCCGCCATGGCATACGTGTGCCGACATACACCTCGCTCGTCCCCGCGCAGCTGCAGACCCTCGTCGGCGCGGCCGAGCACGATCCGGACGTGAGTCGGGCGCTGGCGTCGTTCGAGACGATCCTCGTGGGGGGCCAGGCGCTGCCCGCCGCGCTGCGCGAGCGCGCCGGCGCCCTCGGGGCCCGCATCGTGCGCACCTACGGCTCGACCGAGACGAGCGGCGGGTGCGTCTACGACGGCGTGCCGCTGGACGGCGTGCGCGTGGCCGCCGTCGACGGCGAGCTGCGGATCGCCGGGCCGACGCTCGCCGAGGGGTATCTGGGGGACCCCGAGCGGACGGCCGAGGTCTTCGCGACGGATGCCGACGGGGTGCGCTGGTACCGCACGGGGGACGTCGGAACCGTCGCGGACGGCGTCGTGTCCGTCACGGGGCGCGTCGACAACGTCGTCGTCTCGGGCGGAGTGAACGTCTCGCTCGACCGCGTCGAACGCGTCGTGCGGGAGCTGCCGGGACTGGAGGACGCCGTCGTCGTGGGCGCTCCCGACGATCGCTGGGGCGAGACGCCCGTCGTCGTCGCGGCACGCGCCTCCGTCGCCGAGGAGGAGACCGCGCTCGCCGCTGCTCGCACCGCCGCGGAGGCCGCGATCGGGAAGCCGGCGCGGCCGTCCCGCCTGGTGCTCGTCGACACGCTCCCGCGCCTGGCCTCCGGCAAGCCCGACCGCCGCGCCATCCGTGCCCTCGTCGGCTGA
- a CDS encoding o-succinylbenzoate synthase, translating into MTAPLPPLAEILDTVRVVSLPMGTRFRGIDRREAALVEGPEGWAEFSPFPEYDDAEAATWLAAAVDFAWSPQPPPHRASVPVNATMPAVAAGRVAEVLARFDGCRTVKVKVAERGQGLADDIARVRAVREAAGPEARVRVDANAGWNVDEAERALHALSEFDLEYAEQPCASVDELAELRRRLRDWDIPIAADESVRRASDPLLVARAEAADILVVKAQPLGGVRRALDIVAAAGLPAVVSSALDTSVGLAQGAALAAALPALDYDCGLGTAALLAADVAEPPLVAKGGAIPVGRVDPRPELLAEHRAAPEREEWWRERIARCHAALGARG; encoded by the coding sequence ATGACCGCCCCGCTGCCCCCGCTCGCCGAGATCCTCGACACCGTGCGCGTCGTCTCGCTGCCGATGGGGACGCGCTTCCGCGGCATCGACCGCCGTGAGGCCGCCCTCGTCGAGGGGCCGGAGGGATGGGCCGAGTTCTCGCCGTTCCCGGAGTACGACGACGCGGAGGCGGCGACGTGGCTCGCGGCCGCCGTCGACTTCGCCTGGAGCCCGCAGCCGCCCCCGCACCGCGCATCCGTCCCGGTCAACGCGACGATGCCCGCCGTCGCCGCCGGCCGCGTCGCGGAGGTGCTCGCCCGCTTCGACGGATGCCGCACGGTCAAGGTCAAGGTCGCCGAACGCGGCCAGGGCCTCGCGGACGACATCGCCCGGGTGCGCGCCGTGCGCGAGGCGGCAGGACCGGAGGCGCGCGTCCGCGTCGATGCGAACGCCGGGTGGAACGTCGACGAGGCCGAGCGGGCGCTCCACGCCCTCTCGGAGTTCGACCTCGAGTACGCCGAGCAGCCGTGCGCCTCGGTGGACGAGCTCGCCGAGCTCCGCCGGCGGCTGCGCGACTGGGACATCCCGATCGCCGCCGACGAGAGCGTCCGCAGGGCCTCCGATCCCCTGCTCGTGGCCCGCGCGGAGGCCGCCGACATCCTCGTCGTCAAGGCACAGCCGCTCGGCGGCGTGCGCCGGGCACTCGACATCGTCGCCGCTGCGGGGCTGCCGGCCGTCGTCTCCAGCGCCCTCGACACCTCCGTGGGGCTCGCGCAGGGGGCAGCGCTCGCGGCGGCGCTCCCCGCGCTCGACTACGACTGCGGGCTGGGGACCGCCGCGCTCCTCGCCGCCGACGTCGCCGAGCCTCCGCTCGTCGCGAAGGGCGGCGCCATCCCGGTCGGCCGCGTGGATCCGCGGCCCGAGCTGCTCGCCGAGCACCGCGCCGCCCCCGAGCGCGAGGAGTGGTGGCGCGAGAGGATCGCGCGCTGCCACGCGGCGCTCGGGGCCCGCGGGTGA
- a CDS encoding DUF4229 domain-containing protein, protein MRIRSVVVYSVLRLLAFLVPFGVMMIFPVFQDLWWLAAIFAALIGLSLSILLLRRPLDDVSTSLYTRSQEKQEQRKTGRELDAEAEDAAVDDER, encoded by the coding sequence GTGAGGATCCGCTCTGTCGTCGTCTACTCCGTGCTGCGCCTGCTGGCCTTCCTGGTGCCCTTCGGCGTCATGATGATCTTCCCCGTGTTCCAGGACCTGTGGTGGCTCGCGGCCATCTTCGCCGCGCTCATCGGCCTGAGCCTGTCGATCCTGCTGCTGCGGAGGCCCCTCGACGATGTCTCGACGAGCCTGTACACGCGCAGCCAGGAGAAGCAGGAGCAGCGCAAGACCGGTCGCGAGCTCGACGCCGAGGCCGAGGACGCCGCCGTCGACGACGAGCGCTGA